In the genome of Takifugu rubripes chromosome 18, fTakRub1.2, whole genome shotgun sequence, one region contains:
- the mdm2 gene encoding E3 ubiquitin-protein ligase Mdm2: MSADRELSTDASDDNKLVRPNVEFHRLLQDAGAIKDVFTMKEVMFYLGQYIIQKQLYDQKQQHIVHCSHDELGRVLGVDSFSVKEPRVLFAMIMKNLVAVKNPESSSQSDSNTDDQREKSEEAADCSSPDRRSRRRRRRRSCRSSDPGPSHNVDNEGNEESEDEEEGDVRKRRRSDSYSLTFDDSLSWCVIGGLGGGRDRHSSQSSDSHSTSVRSEVTLADPDSDSDNFSVEFEVESIASDDYNEDDASVSADDQVYEVTIFEAEDEDSFDEDTEITEADYWRCVKCDELNPPLPRNCLRCWTLRRDWLPEELSKSASSSPKALPPKPNDQSAANEAPGSDLETDGVDLPDGKNAKTLPSSQCLSDSTLSVPDSSQDLCSSSQDLCSSSQPASSSSQLFPSSLDSQEPASTSPAGDPASATPELERSVSAEWRLPDSCLDPCLICQSRPKNGCIVHGRTGHLISCYVCARKLKKRNKLCPVCRMPIQSVILTYLS, from the exons ATGTCAGCTGACAGAGAGCTCAGCACAGACGCCTCCGACGACAACAAGCTG GTTCGACCCAACGTGGAGTTCCACCGTTTGCTTCAAGACGCTGGAGCCATCAAAGACGTTTTCACCATGAAGGAG GTGATGTTCTACCTGGGCCAGTACATCATCCAGAAGCAGCTGTACgatcagaagcagcagcacattGTCCACTGCTCCCACGACGAACTGGGCCGGGTGCTGGGAGTCGACAGCTTCTCCGTCAAAGAGCCACG AGTTTTGTTTGCGATGATCATGAAGAACCTCGTGGCTGTGAAGAACCCAG AGTCATCGAGCCAAAGCGACTCAAATACAGATGACCAGAGAGAGAAGTCGGAG GAGGCAGCAGACTGTTCTTCACCAGACAGGAGGAGCCGGCGacgccggaggaggaggagctgcaggagcagcgaTCCAG GTCCCTCCCACAACGTTGACAATGAAGGCAACGAGGAGagtgaggacgaggaggaaggagatgtcAGGAAGCGGAGGAGATCTGACAGCTACTCGCTGACGTTTGACGACAGCCTGTCCTGGTGTGTGATTGGTGGACTGGGAGGTGGGCGGGACAGACACAGCAGCCAATCCTCCGACTCTCACAGCACG tctgtgaggtcagaggtcaccctcGCAGATCCAGACTCGGACAGCGACAACTTCAGCGTCGAGTTCGAGGTGGAGTCCATCGCCTCAGACGACTACAATGAAGACGACGCCTCGGTGTCAGCAGACGATCAG GTGTATGAGGTCACCATCTTCGAGGCTGAGGATGAAGACTCCTTCGATGAAGACACGGAGATCACCGAGGCT GATTATTGGCGATGTGTCAAGTGCGACGAGttgaacccccccctccccagaaacTGCCTGCGCTGCTGGACGCTACGCCGTGATTGGCTACCCGAAGAGCTCTCCAAATCTGCCTCGTCGAGTCCCAAAGCCCTCCCCCCTAAACCAAACGACCAATCAGCAGCCAACGAAGCTCCCG GTTCTGATTTGGAGACCGACGGCGTGGATCTTCCAGATGGGAAAAATGCCAAAACGCTACCGTCTTCACAGTGCCTGTCAGACTCCACGCTCTCTGTTCCTGACTCCTCCCAGGATCTttgctcctcctcccaggatCTTTGCTCGTCCTCACAGCCAGCGTCCTCATCCTCGCAGctcttcccttcctctctcgACTCGCAGGAACCGGCGTCGACATCCCCCGCCGGCGACCCAGCCTCCGCCACCCCCGAGCTGGAGCGCAGCGTGTCAGCGGAGTGGCGGCTGCCCGACTCTTGCCTGGACCCGTGTCTCATTTGTCAGTCGCGGCCGAAGAACGGCTGCATCGTCCATGGGCGAACTGGACACCTCATTTCCTGCTATGTCTGCGccaggaagctgaagaagaggaacaaatTGTGTCCGGTGTGCAGGATGCCGATACAGTCGGTCATCCTCACCTACCTCAGCTGA